The following are encoded in a window of Collinsella aerofaciens genomic DNA:
- a CDS encoding glycosyltransferase family 2 protein — protein MNSESIAVIIPCYNEALTIGKVIDDFHRELPQATVYVYDNNSSDDTSRIATEHGATVRFEPRQGKGNVCRQMFRDIDADCYLMVDGDDTYPAEAAKALCEPILNGTADMTVGDRLSNGTYAEENKRAFHGFGNNLVRAMIKWIYGYSFDDVMTGYRAMSRPFVKTFPVLSEGFQIETELSIHAVDHRWRIKDVPIEYRDRPEGSESKLNTVSDGIKVVAMIGTLFKDYRPLKFFSLVALLFAVFGLALGMPIVVEYFQTGLVPRFPTAVLAASFMFLCGLSLATGFILDSVAKVEKKQWEVNVYSKYAYDDQPGHPTSMPSER, from the coding sequence GTGAATTCTGAATCCATCGCCGTCATCATCCCTTGCTACAACGAAGCGCTCACGATCGGCAAAGTCATCGACGACTTTCACCGCGAACTTCCGCAGGCGACGGTCTATGTCTATGACAACAACTCGTCGGACGATACCTCACGCATTGCCACCGAGCACGGCGCCACAGTCCGCTTTGAGCCCCGTCAGGGAAAGGGCAACGTGTGCCGCCAGATGTTTCGCGATATCGACGCCGATTGCTACCTGATGGTCGACGGAGACGACACCTACCCCGCCGAGGCGGCCAAGGCCCTCTGCGAGCCCATCCTTAACGGCACGGCCGACATGACCGTAGGCGATCGCCTTTCCAACGGCACCTACGCCGAGGAGAACAAGCGTGCCTTCCACGGCTTTGGCAATAATCTGGTCCGCGCCATGATCAAGTGGATCTATGGCTACAGCTTCGATGACGTCATGACAGGCTACCGCGCCATGAGCCGCCCGTTCGTTAAAACCTTCCCAGTGCTTTCCGAGGGCTTTCAGATCGAAACCGAGCTCTCGATCCACGCCGTCGACCACCGCTGGCGCATCAAAGATGTGCCCATCGAGTACCGCGACCGTCCCGAGGGTTCCGAGTCCAAACTCAACACCGTGAGCGACGGCATTAAAGTCGTTGCGATGATCGGCACGCTGTTCAAGGACTACCGCCCGCTGAAGTTCTTCAGCCTCGTTGCGCTTCTGTTCGCGGTATTCGGCCTCGCCCTGGGCATGCCCATCGTTGTCGAATATTTCCAGACCGGCCTCGTCCCGCGCTTCCCCACCGCTGTGCTCGCCGCCTCGTTTATGTTCCTGTGCGGCCTGAGCCTTGCGACCGGCTTCATCCTAGATTCTGTAGCAAAGGTCGAAAAAAAGCAGTGGGAGGTCAACGTGTACAGCAAATACGCCTACGACGACCAGCCCGGCCACCCTACTTCCATGCCAAGCGAGAGGTAG
- a CDS encoding ABC transporter permease, whose protein sequence is MSDQTKQQETRSLPATFAKNEFEKDAFILRQLVTKDFKIKYRRSVLGVAWSVLNPLLMMIVMAIVFSTIFGQGRNGSMTPEMYPLYLIVGNITFAVMSESTNQALTSIVGAAPLLKKVKVHRWVFPVQKVLFSLVNFAFSLVAVAIVMLWFRVMPSWHLILLPVCLLLLMCFCMGLGMMLSALTVFFRDVMHLWSVVITAWTYITPIFWTTDYIAQMPHLVRILMYANPMFNYLQFMRDIFLFQTTPSLMTFGMCVAWAVLALIIGYTVFHKSERKFILYI, encoded by the coding sequence GTGTCGGATCAGACAAAGCAACAAGAAACTCGCAGTCTGCCTGCGACGTTTGCTAAGAACGAATTTGAGAAGGACGCGTTTATCCTTCGTCAGCTGGTTACCAAGGATTTTAAGATCAAGTATCGCCGTAGCGTTCTGGGCGTCGCATGGTCGGTGCTCAACCCGCTGCTGATGATGATCGTCATGGCCATCGTGTTCTCGACGATTTTTGGCCAGGGCCGCAATGGCTCAATGACGCCCGAGATGTACCCGCTGTACTTGATCGTGGGTAACATCACCTTTGCCGTCATGTCTGAGTCTACTAACCAGGCCCTGACGTCGATCGTGGGCGCTGCCCCTCTGCTCAAGAAGGTTAAGGTGCACCGCTGGGTTTTCCCGGTGCAGAAGGTGCTCTTCTCGCTGGTCAACTTTGCCTTCTCGCTGGTCGCCGTCGCCATCGTCATGCTGTGGTTCCGCGTTATGCCTTCTTGGCACCTGATTCTGTTGCCGGTCTGCCTGCTGCTGCTTATGTGCTTCTGCATGGGCCTGGGCATGATGCTCTCTGCCCTTACGGTCTTCTTCCGCGACGTTATGCATCTGTGGAGCGTCGTCATTACGGCGTGGACTTACATTACGCCCATCTTCTGGACGACTGACTATATTGCGCAAATGCCGCATCTCGTGCGTATCTTGATGTATGCGAACCCCATGTTCAACTACCTGCAGTTTATGCGCGATATCTTCCTGTTCCAGACTACGCCCTCGCTTATGACGTTTGGTATGTGCGTCGCTTGGGCGGTTCTTGCGCTTATTATTGGCTATACCGTGTTCCATAAGTCCGAGCGCAAATTTATCCTCTACATCTAA
- a CDS encoding ABC transporter ATP-binding protein, with product MTESVVDYSEQPLAVEVDDVTMIFNMASESLTNLKEYFIKLAKHELFFEEFRALKHISFDIHRGEVVGLVGTNGSGKSTMLKIIAGVLEPSEGSVKVHGNIAPLIELGAGFDPELTARENIYLNGALLGYTKEFIDANFDGIIEFAELQNFVDMPLKNFSSGMVARIAFAIATITEPDILIVDETLSVGDVFFQQKCEARIQHFIQSGDVTVLFVSHSMEQVERICQRAVWIEKGDLRMDGPVDEVCKAYREQFN from the coding sequence ATGACTGAATCTGTTGTTGATTACAGCGAGCAGCCTCTGGCTGTCGAGGTCGACGACGTCACCATGATCTTTAACATGGCGTCCGAGTCGCTGACCAACCTCAAGGAGTACTTCATTAAGCTTGCCAAGCACGAGCTGTTCTTTGAGGAGTTTAGGGCGCTTAAGCACATCTCGTTTGATATTCATCGCGGCGAGGTTGTGGGTCTGGTCGGCACCAATGGCTCCGGCAAGTCTACGATGCTCAAGATTATCGCTGGCGTTCTTGAGCCTAGCGAGGGCAGCGTTAAGGTGCACGGTAACATCGCGCCGCTGATTGAGCTTGGCGCCGGCTTTGACCCCGAGCTGACCGCCCGCGAGAACATCTATCTGAACGGCGCCCTGCTCGGCTATACCAAGGAGTTCATCGACGCCAACTTTGACGGCATTATCGAGTTCGCTGAGCTGCAGAACTTTGTCGATATGCCGCTTAAGAACTTCTCTTCGGGCATGGTGGCGCGTATCGCCTTTGCAATCGCGACGATTACCGAGCCCGATATTCTGATCGTTGACGAGACGCTGTCCGTCGGTGATGTGTTCTTCCAGCAAAAGTGTGAGGCCCGCATCCAGCACTTTATCCAGAGCGGCGACGTGACGGTTCTGTTCGTTTCGCACTCTATGGAGCAGGTTGAGCGCATCTGCCAGCGTGCCGTTTG